A window from Solanum stenotomum isolate F172 chromosome 7, ASM1918654v1, whole genome shotgun sequence encodes these proteins:
- the LOC125870518 gene encoding probable inactive patatin-like protein 9: MDFSKISLEIFSKLEQKWLYHYEGKKTRVLSIDGGGTTGIVAGAALIHLENQICAKTGDPHVRISDFFDIVVGTGIGAIYAAMLVVDGGDGRPLFTAKDAVKFVKENQSRLFKAKKVGVLRRKKRFSGKSMEKVLKEVFRREDGKALTLRDTCKPLLVPCFDLNSSAPFVFSRADAIESFSYDFDLWKVCRATSANPSMFKPFNLESIDGKTSCLAVDGGLVMNNPAAAAVTHVLHNKRDFPAVTGVDDLLVLSLGNGPLNSTTNLKMRNDGYCSPLSVVGIVFDGVSETVDQMLGNAFCWNPNDYVRVQATGYASGGVGRGVEEALEERGVESLPFGGKRLLTETNGQRIGGLVQRLVATGRSSVPPSPCKDVAVSPLRNGR, translated from the exons ATGGACTTCAGTAAGATATCGCTGGAAATCTTCTCAAAGCTGGAGCAGAAATGGTTGTATCACTACGAAGGGAAGAAAACTCGTGTTCTCAGTATTGATGGTGGTGGAACTACCGGCATTGTTGCCGGTGCTGCATTGATACATCTCGAAAACCAGATCTGTGCTAAAACTGGTGATCCTCACGTTAGAATTTCTGATTTCTTCGACATTGTTGTTGGTACTGGTATAGGTGCTATCTACGCTGCAATGCTTGTTGTTGATGGAGGCGACGGCCGTCCGTTGTTCACGGCGAAGGATGCCGTGAAGTTTGTGAAGGAAAATCAGTCGAGGCTTTTTAAGGCTAAGAAAGTCGGTGTTCTCCGTCGTAAGAAGAGGTTTTCAGGGAAGAGTATGGAGAAGGTGTTGAAGGAAGTGTTTAGAAGAGAAGACGGCAAAGCGTTAACATTGAGGGACACGTGTAAGCCTCTACTTGTACCGTGCTTTGACCTCAACAGTTCTGCGCCTTTCGTCTTCTCCAGAGCTGATGCTATCGAGTCCTTCAGTTACGATTTTGATCTATGGAAAGTATGCCGTGCCACGTCAGCAAATCCGTCCATGTTCAAGCCGTTTAATCTCGAGTCCATTGACGGAAAAACCTCTTGCCTCGCCGTTGACGGCGGTCTCGTCATGAACAATCCCGCTGCTGCAGCCGTCACTCACGTTTTGCACAACAAACGAGATTTTCCTGCCGTCACCGGCGTCGATGACCTATTGGTTCTCTCTCTAGGTAACGGTCCGTTAAACTCAACGACAAACTTGAAAATGAGAAATGATGGCTACTGCTCTCCATTATCCGTCGTCGGAATTGTCTTTGACGGCGTTTCTGAAACCGTTGACCAAATGCTCGGAAACGCCTTCTGCTGGAACCCCAATGATTACGTTAGAGTTCAG GCGACCGGGTATGCAAGTGGAGGAGTGGGACGAGGAGTTGAGGAGGCGTTAGAAGAAAGAGGAGTGGAGTCATTGCCATTTGGCGGTAAGCGGTTACTGACGGAGACTAACGGACAGAGAATCGGGGGTTTGGTGCAACGCCTTGTTGCTACCGGAAGAAGTAGTGTGCCGCCAAGTCCATGCAAGGATGTTGCCGTTAGTCCTCTAAGAAACGGACGTTAA